In Cyprinus carpio isolate SPL01 chromosome B7, ASM1834038v1, whole genome shotgun sequence, a genomic segment contains:
- the rps20 gene encoding 40S ribosomal protein S20, whose product MAFKDTGKAPVEAEVAIHRIRITLTSRNVKSLEKVCADLIRGAKEKSLKVKGPVRMPTKTLRITTRKTPCGEGSKTWDRFQMRIHKRLIDLHSPSEIVKQITSISIEPGVEVEVTIADA is encoded by the exons ATG GCATTCAAAGACACTGGTAAGGCTCCTGTTGAGGCTGAGGTGGCAATTCATCGCATCCGCATCACTCTGACCAGCCGCAATGTCAAATCTCTGGAAAAAG tgTGTGCTGATTTGATCCGAGGTGCCAAGGAGAAGAGTCTGAAGGTGAAGGGACCTGTGCGTATGCCCACCAAG ACTCTTCGTATCACTACTCGCAAGACGCCTTGTGGTGAAGGTTCCAAGACCTGGGACAGATTCCAGATGCGGATTCACAAGCGCCTCATTGATCTACATAGTCCATCTGAGATTGTCAAGCAGATCACCAGCATCAGCATTGAGCCTGGTGTTGAGGTGGAGGTCACCATTGCAGATGCATAA